One Molothrus aeneus isolate 106 chromosome 6, BPBGC_Maene_1.0, whole genome shotgun sequence genomic window carries:
- the CDHR5 gene encoding cadherin-related family member 5 produces MAIPHWLLMSALFLLPLLAQISAQVPGCSVSNNNPSVPENECPLVVATIHVQPGYTLTIDPSYPDGQFFTIEGSELQLTKCVDYEEDPVLLLSLTCKDPAGQSDSLQILVTILNKNDNPPVFPQPNITRQIPEDTEVDTVIVAREEVTATDADLDTIYYELTTTVQNTDGYFAIRGVNNPEIYLQTALDYDKFNSTTLLLYARDRPVTSPEPANMATATITITIKQSDTRAPWFLPCTQLYNDTSVCISSPYSGRVNISEMSTDPLLLEPGPIYAVDPDYTINDRIVYRIVGGNTNKVFSVDADTGNLTMNKIVTSPDSFLLQVMATQVSNVRKYSVATVEIKVITKSNFPPYFEKGVYNGMVFVGLPQRSFVYQAGDPSTPLVITAMDQDFPDKVNPNIEYYLKNSTDFIATRDGLILTNKVLESPGTVTIQAVGKDVLSLQEASTIIVVEVILATAVTPSDKMYSAQDMAILGGTLAALLLIALVFLGVLVWKSSRWHRKPFTYLVKKKLSKEISEGHQNKYYQEDEQPDVSTKQHETSESSSVQAETPVPELLALASHFSSAEETESVPKGSIASTVIFYQEEEEEKKEEEAGQEKEVKSILKTDRHVADDGYKAVWFKTDVDPEAGERVEVIEDNAADDDNDDDDSDQDVQKNEEEEKESSDTDGHRGGLGVSFSSENSSLPAAEVTANMSHTGAGTDDTEM; encoded by the exons ATGGCTATTCCTCACTGGCTTCTCATGTCTGCACtcttcctgctgcccctcttGGCACAGATTTCGGCACAGGTACCAG GATGTTCTGTCAGTAACAACAACCCAAGTGTCCCTGAAAATGAGTGTCCTCTTGTGGTGGCTACCATCCATGTGCAGCCAGGGTACACCCTAACAATTGATCCCAGTTACCCCGATGGCCAGTTCTTCACCATTGAGGGCTCCGAGCTGCAGCTGACAAAGTGTGTGGACTATGAG GAAGACcccgtgctgctgctgtccctgaccTGCAAGGAccctgctggccag AGCGATTCCTTGCAAATCCTAGTCACCATTCTGAACAAGAACGATAACCCCCCCGTGTTTCCACAGCCAAACATCACCAGGCAAATCCCAGAG GATACAGAAGTGGACACAGTCATTGTAGCCCGTGAAGAAGTAACTGCTACTGATGCTGACCTGGACACCATCTACTATGAACTCACCACTACAGTGCag AACACAGACGGTTATTTTGCCATAAGAGGAGTTAATAACCCGGAAATTTATTTGCAAACAGCATTGGACTATGACAAATTTAATTCAACAACATTGCTCTTGTATGCAAGG GACAGACCTGTGACCAGCCCTGAGCCTGCCAACATGGCCACTGCAACAATAACCATCACCATCAAGCAGAGTGACACCCGGGCACCCTGGTTCCTGCCTTGCACCCAGCTCTACAATGACACCAGCGTCTGCATCAGCAGCCCCTACTCTGGCAGGGTCAACATCTCCGAGATGTCG ACAGACCCGCTCCTCCTGGAGCCAGGACCCATCTATGCTGTCGACCCTGACTACACCATCAATGACAGGATCGTGTACAGGATTGTTGGGG GGAATACAAACAAAGTGTTCTCAGTGGATGCAGACACAGGGAATCTAACCATGAACAAAATAGTGACTTCCCCAGATTCCTTTCTGTTGCAAGTTATG gCCACCCAGGTCAGCAATGTAAGGAAATACTCTGTAGCCACTGTAGAGATCAAGGTCATCACTAAAAGCAACTTTCCACCCTACTTTGAGAAGGGGGTCTACAACGGGATGGTGTTTGTTGGGCTGCCCCAGAGAAGCTTCGTCTACCAAGCTGGAGATCCTTCCACCCCCCTGGTGATAACAGCAATGGATCAGGATTTCCCTGAT AAAGTCAACCCCAACATCGAGTACTATCTCAAAAACAGCACCGATTTCATCGCAACCAGAGATGGGCTCATCCTGACCAACAAGGTGCTGGAGTCCCCAGGAACTGTGACCATCCAG GCTGTTGGAAAAGATGTGTTGAGCCTGCAGGAGGCAAGCACCATAATTGTGGTGGAGGTCATCCTTGCCACAG CTGTAACCCCCTCTGACAAGATGTACTCTGCTCAGGACATGGCTATCTTAGGGGGCACATTAGCAGCACTGCTGTTAATTGCCTTAGTCTTCCTTGGAGTGCTGGTATGGAAATCCAGTAGATGGCACAGAAAACCTTTCACATACCTGGTGAAGAAAAAG CTTTCCAAGGAAATCTCTGAGGGTCACCAGAACAAATATTACCAGGAAGATGAACAGCCAGATGTGAGCACCAAGCAGCATGAGACATCAGAAAGCAGCAGTGTCCAGGCAGAGActcctgtgccagagctgctaGCACTTGCCTCACACTTCTCCAGTGCAGAGGAAACAGAGAGTGTCCCAAAGGGCTCCATAGCTTCCACTGTCATCTTTTaccaggaagaggaagaggaaaaaaaggaagaagaggctggacaggagaaagaagtgAAGTCAATCCTCAAAACAGACAGGCACGTGGCAGATGATGGCTACAAAGCTGTGTGGTTTAAGACCGATGTGGACCCCGAGGCTGGAGAGAGGGTTGAAGTGATTGAGGACAATGCAGCagatgatgataatgatgatgatgacagtGACCAAGATGTGCAGAagaatgaggaggaggagaaagaaagttCTGACACAGATGGTCACCGCggagggctgggggtgtcctTTTCCTCAGAGAACTCGtcactcccagcagcagaggtgacagCCAACATGTCTCACACAGGTGCAGGGACAGATGACACTGAGATGTAA
- the LOC136558364 gene encoding VIP peptides-like, with translation MVSMMTTLWQVIIPMIVLSHFSASLPSWERMERHADGLFHSELSKMNGNAYVQQLVKHLVGLKDRSLRHSDGLFTSEYSKMRGNAQVQKFIQNLMGRKRSSPGPVNTDMQGREGVNKPEELCFLWLYQSFLNTSRSDRDAREAAAITSQYICPFSKQLVADMKEDTDGSE, from the exons ATGGTTTCCATGATGACAACTCTGTGGCAAGTAATTATTCCCATGATTGTCCTGTCCCACTTCTCAGCATCTCTGCCATCCTGGGAGAG GATGGAGCGCCACGCAGACGGGCTCTTCCACAGCGAGCTCAGCAAGATGAACGGCAACGCCTACGTGCAGCAGTTGGTCAAGCACCTGGTGGGCCTCAAGGACAG GTCCCTGAGGCACTCGGATGGTCTGTTCACCAGTGAGTACAGCAAGATGAGAGGCAACGCCCAGGTTCAGAAATTCATTCAAAACCTCATGGGCCGCAAGCGCAG CTCTCCTGGCCCAGTCAACACTGACAtgcaggggagagagggagtAAACAAACCTGAGGAACTTTGCTTTCTCTGGTTGTACCAGAGCTTTCTGAACACCAG ccGCTCGGACAGAGATGCCAGGGAGGCTGCTGCCATTACCAGCCAGTACATTTGTCCCTTCTCTAAGCAGCTGGTTGCAGACATGAAGGAAGATACAGATGGTTCTGAATGA